In Patulibacter sp. SYSU D01012, the genomic stretch GAGGTGCCGCGGGATCCGGATGCACCCGGACGCGCGATCGGCGGTGTACGGGCGACGCCTACGGGGCGGCGACCGCCGCGTCGCCCTGCGGCCGCGGGCCGGCGACGCGCCGCACGCCCAGGTTGAGGGCGCGCAGGTACGCGATGGCGGACGCCCGCAGGGTGTCGGTGTCGACGCCCTGGCCGGCGGCCGTGATCCGCTCGCCGCCGGTGACGCCCGGGATGTCCCAGCGCTCCGCCGATCCGGGGGTGCCGAGCTCGAGCACGACGGACGCCTGCGCCAGCGCGTCCTGCCCGCCGGTGACGGACGCCACCCGGTAGTCGCGCAGCCGGGCGTCGACGCCCAGGGCGGAGTCGAGCGCGCGGAACACGGCGTCGACCGGGCCGTCGCCGGTGAACGACCCGGTCACGCGGCCGCGGGCCGCGCTCTCCAGGACGACGGTGGCGTGCGGCGGCCGGGCGTCGCGGACCTCGACGGTGTAGTCCACAAGGACGAGGTCGTCGTCCTCCCCCGCCTCCAGCTCGTCGGCGACCAGCGCCTCCAGGTCCATCGCCGTCACGGTCTTCTTGCGGTCGGCGAGCACCTTGAACGCGTCGAACGCGCGGCGCAGCTCCTGGCCGTCGACCGGGTGCCCGAGCCGCGCGAGCGCGTCCTTGAGCGCTGCGCGCCCGGAGTGCTTGCCCAGGACGAGCTGCTCGGCATCGTCGATGCCGACGGACGCCGGGTCCATGATCTCGAAGGTCGAGCGGTCCTTCAGCACGCCGTCCTGGTGGATCCCGGACTCGTGCGAGAACGCGTTGCGCCCGACGATCGCCTTGTTCGGCTGGACGGCGTAGCCCGTCAGGCGGGAGACGAGGCGGCTCGTGCGGGCGATCTCCGTCGTCACCGCGCCGGTGGCGTACCCCAGCCGGTCGCCGCGGGTCGCGAGCAGCATGATGAGCTCCTCGAGGGCGGTGTTGCCGGCACGCTCACCGATGCCGTTGACCGCGCACTCGACCTGCCGCGCCCCGGCCCCCAGGCCGGCGAGCGAGTTCGCGACGGCCAGGCCGAGGTCGTCGTGGCAGTGGACGGAGAGGACGACGTCGCGCAGGCCGGGTGCGTGCTCGTACAGGCGGCGCAGGAACGCGGCGTACTCGTCGGGGGTGGCGTAGCCGACGGTGTCGGGGACGTTGATCGTGGTCGCGCCCTCGTCGATCGCCACCTGGATCACCTGGGCGGTGAACTCGACGTCGGCGCGGGTGGCGTCCATCGGGCTGAACTCGACGTCGTCGACGAGCGAGCGGGCATGCGCCACCGCCGCCTTGGCGCCCTCGAGCACGTCGGCGCGCGTGTTGCGCATCTGGTGCTCGATGTGGATGTCCGACGTCGAGATGAACGTGTGGATGCGGCCGCGGCCCTCGGCGGCGGCCTCGCGGACCGCCTCGCCGGCGCGCTCGATGTCGCCGGCCTGCGCGCGGGCGAGCGCCGCGATCGTCGGCCGCGAGCCGCCCAGGTCGGCGCGCGCGATCGCGCGGACGGCCTCGAAGTCGCCGGGCGAGGCGATCGGGAAGCCGGCCTCGATGACGTCGACGCCCAGGCGCGCGAGCTGGTGGGCGATCTCGAGCTTCTCGCCGGCGTTCAGCGAGATGCCGGGCGACTGCTCGCCGTCGCGCAGCGTCGTGTCGAAGATGATGACCCGGTCGGGGCCGGCGGGGGTGCTCATGGCAGCGGTGCTCCTGTGGTGTGTCCTGCGGTTCCTCGGCTGTGGTTCGCGGCTACGTGCGGCCGCCACGCGCTATTCCCCCCGGAGGGGGAGGAGCAGTCGAAGGAGGGTGTGCAGGCGGAGCGCCATGGACCACCGCGAGCGTAGCAGCGGCGGCCGGTCCGCTCCCGGCTTCGCCGGCTGCGGACCTCTCCGGGTGCCCCGAGCCCCGCCGCCCGGACCGCGGGTCCGACGCCGAGACGCTCGGGGCGGGGCCCGGCTCCCTCTCCGGGTGCCCCGAGCCTCGCCGCCCCGGACCGCGGGTCCGACGCCGAGACGCTCGGGGCGGGGCCCGGCCCCCTCTCCGGGTGCCCCGAGCCTCGCCGCCCCGGACCGCGGGTCCGACGCCGAGACGCTCGGGGCGGGCCCCGGCCCCCTCCTACAGGGTGACCGCGTGGCCGTCGGCCACGCCGTCGAGCGCGAGGGTCGCCTTCAGGACGTCCTCGGAGACCGTGGTGTCCGTCGTGATGACCATGACGGCGTGGGCGCCGCGGGTGCCCTCGCGGTCCTGGTGGTACCCGACGGCGGCCTGCTCGATGTTGACGCCGCGGTCGCCGAGCAGCGCGCCGATGCGGCCGACCATGCCGGGCTGGTCCGCGTAGCGCAGGATCACGAGGTTGCCCTCGAGCTGCAGGTTGAACCGCTGCCCCCACGCCTCGAGCAGGTGCGGGCGGTTCAGGTGGCCGAGCGTGGTGCCGACGACGCGGTGGCGCTCGCCGCCGGAGACGACGGTCACGCGCAGCAGGTCGGTGAAGTCGCGCGCGGTGGCGCGCGTCGTCTCCGAGACCTCGATGCCGCGCTCCTTGGCGATGCCGGGGGCGTTCACCGCGTTGACGGGCTCCTCGGTGCGGCCGTCGAGGACGCCGCGCAGGACGGCGAGGGAGAGCGGGCGCACGTCGCGCTCGCCGATGCCGCCGAGGGCCTCGACCTCGATCCGCTCCACCGACGAGCCGCCGGCGAGCTCGACCGCGATGCGGCCCAGGCGCTCGGCGAGCGGGACGAACGGCGCGAGGACCTCCAGGTCCTCCTTGCCGACGGCCGGCGCGTTGACCGCGGTGGTGACGGTGCCGCCGGTGAGGGCGGCGACGATCTGCTCCGCGGCCTGGAAGCCGGCGCGGTCGTTGGCCTCGGCCGTCGACGCGCCCAGGTGCGGGGTGAGGATGACGTTGTCGTAGCCCTGGAGGACGTGCTCCGTGACGGGCTCGGACGGGAACACGTCGAGGGCGGCGCCGCCGACGCGGCCGGCGTCGAGCGCGTCCTTCAGCGCGGCCTCGTCGACGAGGCCGCCGCGGGCGACGTTGAGGATCCGCACGCCCTCCTTGACCTTGGAGAACGCGTCGGCGCCGAGCCAGCCGGTCGTCTCGGGGGTCTTCGGCAGGTGGATCGTGATGACGTCGGCGACGGCGTAGATCGCGTCGGAGTCCTCGGCCTTCTCGACGCCGAGCTCCTTGTAGCGCTCGGCCGAGACGTACGGGTCGTACGCGATGACGTTCATCGACAGGCCCTGCGCGCGCTCCGCGACGAGCTGGCCGATGCGGCCGAAGCCGATGACGCCGAGCGTCTTGCCGTAGAGCTCGAAGCCGGAGAGCTTGGAGCGCTCCCACTTGCCGGCGTGCATGCCGGCGTTCGCGCGCGGGATGTTGCGCGCCAGGGACATCATCAGCGCGACGGTGTGCTCGGCGGCGGTGACGACGTTGGACTGCGGGGCGTTGACGACGAGGATGCCGCGCTTCGTCGCGGCCGGGATGTCGACGTTGTCGACGCCGACGCCGGCGCGGCCGATGACCTTCAGGTTCGTCGCGCGCTCGATCAGCTCGGGCGTGAACGTCGTCGCCGAGCGGATGAGGACGCCGTCGTACTCCGGGAGCTTGGCGACGAACGTCTCGTCGTCCCAGTCCAGGCCGAGGTCGACCTCGAAGCCGGCGTCCTTCAGCGCCTCGATGCCGGACGGGCCGACCTTCTCCTTGACGAGGACCTTGGGCGTGCTGCTCATGCGGGGCTCCTTCCCGGTCAGGCGGCGGGGAGCCGCTCGACGACGTAGTCGATGGACGCGGTCAGCTGCTCGACGTCGGCCGTGTCGACCGCGGGGAACATCGCGACGCGCAGCTGGTTGCGGCCGAGCTTGCGGTACGGCTCGACGTCGACGATGCCGTTGGCGCGCAGCGTCTTCGCCACGGCGGCGGCGTCGACGGCGTCGTCGAAGTCGATCGTGCCGATGACGAGCGAGCGGTTGCGCTCCTCCGTCACGAACGGCGTGGCGTACGAGGTGCCGGCCGCCCAGCCGTAGAGCGCCTGGGACGAGGCCGTGGTGCGCTGCACGCACCAGTCCAGGCCGCCGTGCTCGTTCATCCAGTCGACCTGCTCGGCGAGCAGGAACAGCGTCGCCACCGCGGGGGTGTTGTACGTCTGGTCCTTCTTCGAGTTGTCGAGCGCCGTCTTCAGGGACAGGAAGTCCGGGATCCAGCGGTCGGACGCGTCGAGCTCCTCGATGCGGGCCTGCGCGGCCGGGCTGAGCAGCGCGAGCCACAGGCCGCCGTCCGAGGCGAAGCTCTTCTGCGGCGCGAAGTAGTACGCGTCCACGTCGGCGGCGTCGACGGGCAGGCCGCCCGCGCCCGAGGTGGCGTCGATGAGGACGAGGCTGTCCTCCGTGCCGACGCGCTGGACCGGCACCATCACGCCCGTCGAGGTCTCGTTGTGGGCCCACGCGACGACGTCGTACGGCTCCGTGGCCCCGGCGACGGCGGCCTGCGGGTCGGGCGCGGTGCCCGGGTCGGCGGTCACGACGACCGGGTCGCCCAGGAACGGCGCG encodes the following:
- the serC gene encoding phosphoserine transaminase, whose translation is MTGPSTNPAADAPIAIPDELKPVDGRFGAGPSKVRPAQIQALAERGAALMGTSHRQKPVKDLVGRVRTGLAQLFSLPEGYEVALGNGGATAFWDAAAFGLVRERALHLSYGEFSSKFAKATKGAPFLGDPVVVTADPGTAPDPQAAVAGATEPYDVVAWAHNETSTGVMVPVQRVGTEDSLVLIDATSGAGGLPVDAADVDAYYFAPQKSFASDGGLWLALLSPAAQARIEELDASDRWIPDFLSLKTALDNSKKDQTYNTPAVATLFLLAEQVDWMNEHGGLDWCVQRTTASSQALYGWAAGTSYATPFVTEERNRSLVIGTIDFDDAVDAAAVAKTLRANGIVDVEPYRKLGRNQLRVAMFPAVDTADVEQLTASIDYVVERLPAA
- the serA gene encoding phosphoglycerate dehydrogenase, with protein sequence MSSTPKVLVKEKVGPSGIEALKDAGFEVDLGLDWDDETFVAKLPEYDGVLIRSATTFTPELIERATNLKVIGRAGVGVDNVDIPAATKRGILVVNAPQSNVVTAAEHTVALMMSLARNIPRANAGMHAGKWERSKLSGFELYGKTLGVIGFGRIGQLVAERAQGLSMNVIAYDPYVSAERYKELGVEKAEDSDAIYAVADVITIHLPKTPETTGWLGADAFSKVKEGVRILNVARGGLVDEAALKDALDAGRVGGAALDVFPSEPVTEHVLQGYDNVILTPHLGASTAEANDRAGFQAAEQIVAALTGGTVTTAVNAPAVGKEDLEVLAPFVPLAERLGRIAVELAGGSSVERIEVEALGGIGERDVRPLSLAVLRGVLDGRTEEPVNAVNAPGIAKERGIEVSETTRATARDFTDLLRVTVVSGGERHRVVGTTLGHLNRPHLLEAWGQRFNLQLEGNLVILRYADQPGMVGRIGALLGDRGVNIEQAAVGYHQDREGTRGAHAVMVITTDTTVSEDVLKATLALDGVADGHAVTL
- a CDS encoding 2-isopropylmalate synthase translates to MSTPAGPDRVIIFDTTLRDGEQSPGISLNAGEKLEIAHQLARLGVDVIEAGFPIASPGDFEAVRAIARADLGGSRPTIAALARAQAGDIERAGEAVREAAAEGRGRIHTFISTSDIHIEHQMRNTRADVLEGAKAAVAHARSLVDDVEFSPMDATRADVEFTAQVIQVAIDEGATTINVPDTVGYATPDEYAAFLRRLYEHAPGLRDVVLSVHCHDDLGLAVANSLAGLGAGARQVECAVNGIGERAGNTALEELIMLLATRGDRLGYATGAVTTEIARTSRLVSRLTGYAVQPNKAIVGRNAFSHESGIHQDGVLKDRSTFEIMDPASVGIDDAEQLVLGKHSGRAALKDALARLGHPVDGQELRRAFDAFKVLADRKKTVTAMDLEALVADELEAGEDDDLVLVDYTVEVRDARPPHATVVLESAARGRVTGSFTGDGPVDAVFRALDSALGVDARLRDYRVASVTGGQDALAQASVVLELGTPGSAERWDIPGVTGGERITAAGQGVDTDTLRASAIAYLRALNLGVRRVAGPRPQGDAAVAAP